From one Triticum aestivum cultivar Chinese Spring chromosome 4B, IWGSC CS RefSeq v2.1, whole genome shotgun sequence genomic stretch:
- the LOC123094522 gene encoding uncharacterized protein, whose protein sequence is MVKVSPPRSTSATTMGASWESLPPALQTLGSGVMSYRDAAEMAAVEAMQEASAAEIVLRCLSAFADLAATAGKQSPQHTVDEFLALQAAITRSTAALGNQQRSGHAGEWLHAAVTADLAPFSLYTASSSSRKRGTESPAVSASPRPVAAAAEAATWLETAARELGEEMCAWFVGHVDRLLEADVAGTLGQLKRVNDWLDDVGLRTAAVDRLKEKIFGYLLDHVESAVVALNGGVASNRRK, encoded by the exons ATGGTCAAGGTTTCTCCTCCCCGTTCGACATCGGCGACGACGATGGGCGCCTCATGGGAGTCGCTTCCACCGGCCCTCCAGACTCTCGGATCG GGAGTCATGAGTTATAGGGATGCTGCAGAGATGGCTGCTGTGGAGGCCATGCAGGAAGCTTCTGCTGCAGAGATTGTGCTCAGATGTCTCAG TGCCTTCGCGGATTTGGCCGCCACCGCCGGCAAGCAGTCGCCCCAGCACACCGTCGACGAGTTCCTCGCGCTCCAAGCCGCGAtcacccgctccaccgccgctCTCGGCAACCAGCAACGGAGTGGCCACGCCGGCGAGTGGCTGCACGCGGCGGTCACCGCCGACCTGGCGCCTTTCTCCCTCTACACCGCCTCGTCGTCGTCCAGGAAGCGCGGCACCGAGTCGCCTGCCGTCTCCGCCTCGCCGAGGCCGGTGGccgccgcggcggaggccgccacCTGGCTGGAGACCGCGGCGAGGGAGCTCGGGGAGGAGATGTGCGCGTGGTTTGTCGGGCACGTGGACCGGCTGCTCGAAGCCGACGTGGCCGGGACGCTGGGGCAGCTCAAGAGGGTCAACGACTGGCTGGATGACGTCGGGCTGCGGACGGCGGCCGTCGACCGGCTGAAGGAGAAGATCTTCGGGTACCTGCTGGATCACGTCGAGTCGGCGGTGGTCGCGTTAAACGGCGGCGTTGCATCCAACCGGAGAAAATAG